The window CTGAAAATGTTCACATCTGCCCTCAAAATGTATTATATTTTTGCAAGCTTTATCGCATTCTGTGGACTTGACATGTTTATAATTTGTACAAGTTCCACGCGCGTAAGGGGCTCGGTACCAGGTGCACACCTTTTGTCCGTATATTCCTAACAAGTTAGTGATAGATATGTAAGAAACATAAAGATCTTtgtagttaaaatatatatcatagatatgtaagaaaaataaagatctttctaagtaaaaaatatatcatatctttgttttagttAGCTTACTTGAAAAAagcaatataattatataaaagttcattaattatttggttttgatgaattagatcttttgaccaaaaaaaaaaaaaaaaaagaattagatcTAACAAATGTTATAATCCTCTCGGCTCGAAAGTTTGGTTCATCCATAATATAAAGATTACATTAATAAATAACAATCTCTATGATGATTACTTGCACCATTACTACATTTATGTACAATTCTTCTGGATTACTACTCacattttatgaatttttatatcattCACACAAAATGATTAGTagtaaaaatttaatttcacATGATATATATGCCATCATACGAGAAATAAAAGGCATATCGGTTCGACAATTACACAGTGGCCACAAAAACACTTTTAATCCTTTTAAACTATGATACATTATACTATgttctcatttaaaaaaaaaaaagatatataccCTTGAGAAAAAGaactttttttcgtttttaaagtAATGTTTTGGATTATAAACGGAACCAGAAACCTTCAAACTAAAAGggaactttttttatttatttattaacgtTAGGCGTTAGCTAatgaattttattaaagttacttaaatatatgatagtctTTATGATAAGAATAAACATTAATAACaaatctaacaaaaacaaatataaaaataagactTTAAAGAGATTCATAAATCATAAGGTACAttacctgtttttttttccctcaaggTACATTACCtgttaaaatcaacaaaaaaacaatcatacGAGTGATGAAACCAACGACATTTACCCTTTTACCCATTTTTTGCTTTACTTTATGTTTCTTCTCCGTTCTTTTGATGGATCGGAATGCTTATGACACAATCATCAATAGTTGTATatagataattaaattttctaaaaatagaagaaaagaaaagaacatgTAGTTCATAAGTATTCCTATAAAAGAGTAAATTTGCTAGACCACATATTTTCCCCAGTTGTTTCctatctttatttttagttaatttcaatttgtatttctttaaactttaacaaatacaatatgaaaatattataattgataCATTTGGACTTAGAATTATAATTTTGGGTAAATAGATTATATCAAGCTTAAATATGATTTATACTTTGGATATTTAGTTATATGTTCGAAATTGATGGATATACAAATGAAGTATCAGGTAATACCTGGATCCAAACCCAAACCTACGGATTTGATAATATAAACCCCAATagaatattttggttataagttataaccatATCCTATTCGAaccagtttatttttttgtccgGTCCGAGGGTGGGTTTTCAGATACAGTTCTTTTGTCCAGGTCTAGTCATCAGCATGGAAATAGGTGAACGAGGTAGTGAATTGTGTTTAGTCTCTAGACATGGTACGGGATAAAAATTCAATTGTAATGTGGTCATTTTCCATGGGAGAGATGATGATGTCGTTCTTGTTGAATGCAGCCACAATGTTCCTAGGgcatataattaataatgttCTAAACATTCTGGTTTCGTTTCATCTCTAATGAGAACAATTAATTTCCTAGGGCATAGAATTAAATTAAGGGTGTGTTGTATTTTTAGTAcgttttgaaaaaataataaagtttttattacATTTACTATTTGTAATTAGAGAAAGAGTACATATGCTTTTTGTCTAATAGCTCTAATGTAATAGAGAGGGAGAAGGTGGAGTATGGATGTGTAGGTGTGTGAGAGAAAAGAGTGACAAAGTGGGGTATGATTGTGTgagtgtgtgagaga is drawn from Camelina sativa cultivar DH55 chromosome 8, Cs, whole genome shotgun sequence and contains these coding sequences:
- the LOC109126066 gene encoding uncharacterized protein LOC109126066, which gives rise to YIFYLERSLFFLHIYDIYFNYKDLYVSYISITNLLGIYGQKVCTWYRAPYARGTCTNYKHVKSTECDKACKNIIHFEGRCEHFQEKGVKNLGCYCYPSIC